One segment of Phoenix dactylifera cultivar Barhee BC4 unplaced genomic scaffold, palm_55x_up_171113_PBpolish2nd_filt_p 000162F, whole genome shotgun sequence DNA contains the following:
- the LOC103697115 gene encoding magnesium protoporphyrin IX methyltransferase, chloroplastic, whose protein sequence is MAFAAVLSSASPNASPHLHLHPLSSKPPRSPTTRTLALPSAADLSLDAPAALAVGSVAALAAAISLADPERRRRQQAEEVGGDDKEVVRDYFNNTGFQRWKKIYGDSTEGVNRVQLDIRLGHAQTVESTLRMLRDGGALAGVTVCDAGCGTGSLAIPLAREGAVVSASDISATMVAEAQRQAEEALGNDANNPFVKMPKFEARDLESLEGKYDTVVCLDVLIHYPQGKAEGMIGHLASLAERRLVLSFAPKTFYYDLLKRVGELFPGPSKATRAYLHAERDIERALEKVGWRVRRRGLITTQFYFAKLIEAVPVGLA, encoded by the coding sequence ATGGCGTTTGCCGCTGTGCTATCCTCCGCCTCACCGAATGCCAGCCCCCATCTCCACCTCCACCCGCTTTCCTCGAAGCCCCCCCGCTCCCCCACCACCCGGACCCTCGCCCTCCCCTCCGCGGCCGACCTCTCCCTCGACGCCCCAGCCGCCCTCGCCGTCGGCTCCGTTGCCGCCCTCGCCGCCGCCATCTCCCTCGCCGAccccgagcgccgccgccggcaGCAGGCGGAAGAGGTCGGCGGCGATGACAAGGAGGTGGTGCGCGACTACTTCAACAACACCGGTTTCCAGCGCTGGAAGAAGATCTACGGCGACTCCACCGAGGGCGTCAACCGCGTCCAGCTCGACATCCGCCTCGGCCACGCCCAGACCGTCGAAAGCACCCTCCGCATGCTCCGCGACGGGGGGGCCCTCGCCGGCGTCACCGTCTGCGACGCCGGCTGCGGCACTGGCAGCCTCGCCATTCCCCTCGCCCGCGAGGGCGCCGTCGTCTCGGCCAGCGACATCTCCGCTACAATGGTGGCGGAGGCCCAGCGCCAGGCTGAGGAGGCCTTGGGGAATGATGCTAACAACCCATTCGTTAAAATGCCCAAGTTTGAGGCGAGGGACCTGGAGAGCTTGGAGGGCAAGTACGACACGGTGGTTTGCTTGGATGTTCTGATCCATTACCCCCAGGGGAAGGCTGAGGGGATGATCGGGCACCTGGCGTCGCTGGCCGAGCGGAGGCTTGTGCTGAGCTTCGCGCCGAAGACATTCTACTACGACTTGCTGAAGAGGGTGGGGGAGCTGTTCCCGGGGCCATCGAAGGCGACGAGGGCGTACCTTCATGCCGAGAGGGATATCGAGCGGGCGTTGGAGAAGGTGGGGTGGCGGGTGCGGCGGAGGGGGCTCATAACCACCCAGTTCTACTTCGCCAAGTTGATCGAGGCAGTGCCCGTCGGTTTGGCAtga